The following are from one region of the Littorina saxatilis isolate snail1 linkage group LG2, US_GU_Lsax_2.0, whole genome shotgun sequence genome:
- the LOC138952634 gene encoding mucin-2-like, with protein MAATTSATTKHQSIINTTTVSQTSAKTPTVPTTTPTTTVPTTTPTTTVLTITPTTTVPTTTPTTTVLTTTPTTTVPTTSPTTTVPTTTPTTTVPSTTPTTTVPKTTHTTTVPTTTPTTTQTTTPTTTVPITTPTTTVPTTTPTTTVPTTTPTTTVSTTTPTTTVPTTTRTTTVATTTPTTTVPTTTLTTTVPTTNPTTTVPTTTPTTTVPTTTSTTTVPTTTPTTTVPTTTPTTTVPTTTQTTTVPTTTPTTTVLTTTPKTTVPTTTTTTTVPKTTPTTTVPTTTLTTTVPTTIPTTTVPTTTLTTTLPTSTLTTTVPPTTPTTTEPTTTPTTTTTPTTTVPTTNPTTTVPTTTPTTTVPTTTSTTTVPTTTPTTTVPTTTPTTTVPTTTPTTTVPTTTLTTTVPTTTPTTTVLITTPTTTTPRTTVPTTGSTTTVPTTPTTTVPTTTPTTTVPTTTPTTKVPTTTPTTTVPTTTTPTTTVPTTTPTTTVPTTTPTTTVPTTTPTTTVPTTTPTTTVPTTTPTTTVPTTTPTTTVSTITPTTTVPTTTPTTTVPTTTPTTTVPTTAPTTTVPPTTHTTTVPTTTPTTTVPTTTPTTTVPPTTTFTRTLPTTTRTTTVPTTTPTVPTTTLTTTVPTTTPTTTVPTTTPTTSVPITTPTTTVPTTTPTTIVPTTTPTTTVPTTTPTTTVPTTTPTTTVATTTPTTTVPTTTPTTTVPTTTPTTTVPTTTPTTTVPTTTPTTTVSTTTPTTTVPTTTPTTTVPTTTPTTTVPPTTPTTTVPTTTPTTTVATTTPTTTVPTTTPTTTVPTTTPTTTVPTTPPTTTTTTPTTTVPTTTPTTTVPTTTPTMTVPPTTPTTTVPTTTPTTTVPTTTPTTTVQTTTPTTTVPTTTPTPTVATTTRTTTVPTTTPTTTVPTTTPTTTVSTTTPTTTVPTTTPTTTVPTTTTTTTVPTTTPTTTVPTTTPTTTVSTTTPTTTVPTTTPTTTVPTTTPTTTAPTTTPTTTVPTTTPTTTVPTTTPTTTVSTITPTTTVPTTTPTTTVPTTTPTTTVPTTTLTTTVPTTTPTTTVPTTTPTTTVPTTTPTTTVSTTTPTTTVPTTTPTTTVPTTTPTMTVPTTTPTTTVPTTTPTTTVPTTTSTTTVPTTTPTTTVPTTTPTTTVPTTTPTTTVPTTTPTTTVPTTTPTTTVPTTTPTTTVPTTTPTTTVATTTPTTTVPTTTLTTTVPTTTRTTTVPTTTPTTTVPTTTPTTTVPTTTPTTTVPTTIPTTTVSTTTPTTTVPTTTPTTTVSTTTPTTTVPTTTPTTTVPTTRTTTVPTTTPTTTVPTTTPTTTVPTTTPTTTVPTTTPTTTVPTTTPTTTVPPTTPASTVPRTTPTTTVPTTTPTTTVPTTTPTMTVPTTTPTTTVPTTTPTTTVLTATPTTTVPITTPTTTVPTTTPTTTVPTTTPTTTVPTTTPTTTVPTTTPTTTVPTTAPTTTVPTTTPTTTVPTTTPTTTVPTTTSTTTVPTTTPTTTVPTTTPTTTVPTTTLLTTTPTTTVSTTTPPTTVPTTTPTTTVPTTTRTTTVPTTTPTTTVPTTTPTTTVPTTTPTTTVPTTTPTTTVPTTTRTTTVPITTPSTTVPTTTPTTTVPTTTPTTTVPTTTPTTTVPTTTPTTTVPITTPTTTVPTTTPTTTVPTTTPTTTVPTTTPTTTVPPTTPPTTVPTTTPTTTVPTTTPTTTVPTTTPTTTVPTTTPTTTVSTTTPTTTVPTTTPTTTVPTTTPTMTVPTTTPTTTVPTTTPTTTVPTTTPTTTVPTTTSTTRVPTTTLTTTVPTTTPKTTVPTTTPTTTVPTTTPTTTVPTTSPTTTVPTTTPTTTVPTTTPTTTVATTTPTTTVPTTTPTTTVPTTTPSTTVPTTTPTTTVPTTTPATTVPTTTPTTTVPTTTPTTTVPRIIPTTTVPTTTPTTTVLTATPTTTVPTTTPTTTVSTTTPTTTVPTTTPTATVPTTTPTTREATTTPTTTVPTTTPTTREATTTPTTTVPATAPTRETQTIKENYDVLESLDNINVSVDFSIKFTVNFSPSLLNKTSTDYKETANNYKHMLSGAYNDTVGFQSVSIKRFWKGSLGVDFTIKYNYSAVRNTDKLQEQLNSTVREKLSELPRVDKAHLNKTLSENIAKVTSTLRQVEQNPCSSEASSCSSNHECRVKADKKHVLCISPCTNYGCGGGTCFLDSGGQPKCRCPKGDTFVYVGEHCDERAEKLPLTSRTIIAIAVGVGALVVSLSLALFVVCFRRLRRTQSKDNLHRRDSEYSE; from the exons ATGGCCGCCACAACAAGTGCTACAACAAAACACCAGTCAATAATCAACACAACAACAGTGTCACAAACCAGCGCTAAAACGCCGACAGTGCccacaacaacaccaaccacgacagtgccaacaacaacacctacaACGACAGTCCTCACAATCACACCAACAACGACagtgccaacaacaacaccaacaacgacagtcctcacaacaacaccaacaacgacTGTGCCAACAACCTCACCTACAACGACAGTGCcaacaacaaccccaacaacgacagtgccatcaaccacaccaacaacgacagtgccaaaaacaacacacacaacgacTGTGCCAACAACCACACCAACAACGACA CAAACAACCACACCAACAACGACAGTGCCAATAACCACACCTACAACGACAGTGCCAACAACCACTCCCACAACAACAGTGCCAACAACCACACCTACAACGACagtctcaacaacaacacctacaACGACAGTGCCAACAACCACACGTACAACGACAGTGGCAACAACCACTCCTACAACGACAGTGCCAACAACAACACTTACAACGACAGTGCCAACAACCAATCCTACAACGACAGTTCCAACAACCACACCTACAACGACAGTGCCAACAACCACTTCTACAACGACAGTGCCAACAACCACACCAACAACGACAGTGCCAACAACCACTCCTACAACGACAGTGCcaacaaccacacaaacaaCGACAGTGCCAACAACCACACCAACAACGACTGTgctaacaacaacaccaaaaacgacagtgccaacaaccacaactacaacgactgtgCCAAAAACAACACCTACAACGACAGTGCCAACAACCACACTAACAACGACTGTGCCAACAACCATACCTACAACGACAGTGCCAACAACAACACTTACAACGACTTTGCCCACATCAACACTTACTACGACAGTGCCACCAACAACACCTACaacgacagaaccaacaaccacaCCAACAA CTACAACAACACCTACAACGACAGTGCCAACAACCAATCCTACAACGACAGTGCCAACAACCACACCTACAACGACAGTGCCAACAACCACTTCTACAACGACAGTGCCAACAACCACACCAACAACGACAGTGCCAACAACCACTCCTACAACGACAGTGCCAACAACCACACCTACAACGACAGTGCCAACAACCACACTTACAACGACAGTGCCAACAACCACACCAACAACGACTGTGCTAATAACCACACCAACAACGACAACACCTAGAACGACTGTGCCTACTACAGGATCCACAACGACAGTGCCAACAACACCTACAACGACAGTGCCAACAACCACACCTACAACGACTgtgccaacaacaacacctacaACGAAAGTGCCAACAACCACTCCTACGACAACAgtcccaacaacaacaacacctacaACGACAGTGCCAACAACCACTCCTACAACGACAGTGCCAACAACCACTCCTACCACGACAGTGCCAACAACCACACCTACCACGACAGTGCCAACAACCACTCCTACAACGACAGTGCCGACAACCACACCTACAACAACAgtcccaacaacaacacctacaACGACAGTGTCAACAATCACACCAACAACGACTgtgccaacaacaacacctacaACAACAGTGCCAACAACCACTCCTACAACAACAGTCCCAACAACAGCACCTACAACGACAGTGCCACCAACGACTCATACAACGACAGTGCCAACAACCACACCAACAACGACagtgccaacaacaacacctacaACGACAGTGccgccaacaacaacatttaCAAGGACATTGCCAACAACAACACGTACAACGACAGTGCCAACAACCACACCAACAGTGCCAACAACAACACTTACAACGACAGTGCCAACAACAACTCCTACAACAACAGTACCAACAACCACACCAACAACGTCTGTGCCAATAACCACACCAACAACGACAGTGCCTACGACAACACCTACCACGATAGTGCCAACAACCACACCTACAACGACTGTGCCAACAACCACTCCTACAACAACAGTCCCAACAACCACACCTACAACGACAGTGGCAACAACCACACCTACAACAACAGTGCCAACAACCACTCCTACCACGACAGTGCCAACAACCACTCCTACAACGACAGTGCCAACAACCACTCCTACCACGACAGTGCCAACAACCACTCCTACAACGACAGTGTCAACAACCACTCCTACCACGACAGTGCCAACAACCACACCTACAACAACAGTGCCAACAACCACACCTACCACGACAGTGCCACCAACCACACCTACAACGACagtgccaacaacaacacctacaACGACAGTGGCAACAACCACACCTACAACAACagtgccaacaacaacacctaccACGACAGTGCCAACAACCACTCCTACAACGACAGTGCCAACAACACCACCGACAACGA CAACAACCACTCCTACCACGACAGTGCCAACAACCACACCTACAACAACAGTGCCAACAACCACACCTACCATGACAGTGCCACCAACCACACCTACAACAACAGTCCCAACAACCACACCTACAACGACAGTGCCAACAACCACTCCTACAACGACAGTGCAAACAACCACTCCTACAACGACAGTGCCAACAACCACTCCTACACCAACAGTGGCAACAACCACACGTACAACGACAGTGCCAACAACCACACCTACCACGACAGTGCCAACAACCACACCTACAACGACAGTGTCAACAACCACTCCTACAACGACAGTGCCAACAACCACACCTACAACAACAGTGCCAACAACCACAACTACCACGACAGTGCCAACAACCACACCTACAACGACAGTGCCAACAACCACTCCTACAACGACAGTGTCAACAACCACTCCTACCACGACAGTGCCAACAACCACACCTACAACGACAGTGCCAACAACCACTCCTACCACGACAGCGCCAACAACCACTCCTACCACGACAGTGCCAACAACCACTCCTACCACGACAGTGCCAACAACCACTCCTACAACAACAGTGTCAACAATCACTCCTACCACGACAGTGCCAACAACCACTCCTACCACGACAGTGCCAACAACCACACCTACAACGACAGTGCCAACAACCACTCTTACCACGACAGTGCCAACAACCACACCTACAACGACAGTGCCAACAACCACTCCTACCACGACAGTGCCAACAACCACTCCTACCACGACAGTGTCAACAACCACTCCTACCACGACAGTGCCAACAACCACTCCTACCACGACAGTGCCAACAACCACTCCTACCATGACAGTGCCAACAACCACACCTACAACAACAGTGCCAACAACCACACCTACAACGACTGTGCCAACAACCACTTCTACAACGACAGTGCCAACAACCACTCCTACAACGACAGTGCCAACAACCACTCCTACAACAACAGTGCCAACAACCACTCCTACAACAACAGTGCCAACAACCACTCCTACAACGACAGTGCCAACAACCACACCTACAACGACAGTGCCAACAACCACACCTACAACGACAGTGCCAACAACCACTCCTACAACGACAGTGGCAACAACCACTCCTACAACGACAGTGCCAACAACAACACTTACAACGACAGTGCCAACAACAACACGTACAACGACAGTGCCAACAACCACACCTACCACGACAGTGCCAACAACCACACCTACAACGACAGTGCCAACAACCACTCCTACCACGACAGTGCCAACAACCATTCCTACAACGACAGTGTCAACAACCACTCCTACCACGACAGTGCCAACAACCACTCCCACAACGACAGTGTCAACAACCACTCCTACCACGACAGTGCCAACAACCACTCCTACAACGACTGTGCCAACCACACGTACAACGACAGTGCCAACAACCACACCTACAACGACAGTGCCAACAACCACACCTACAACGACAGTGCCAACAACCACTCCTACCACGACAGTGCCAACAACCACTCCTACCACGACAGTGCCAACAACCACACCTACAACGACAGTGCCACCAACAACACCTGCTTCGACAGTGCCAAGAACAACACCTACAACGACTgtgccaacaacaacaccaacaacgacAGTGCCAACAACCACACCTACAATGACAGTGCCCACAACAACACCTACAACGACAGTGCCCACAACAACACCTACAACGACAGTGCTAACAGCCACACCAACAACGACAGTGCCAATAACCACACCTACAACGACAGTGCCAACAACCACTCCTACCACGACAGTGCCAACAACCACTCCTACCACGACAGTGCCAACAACCACACCTACAACGACAGTGCCAACAACCACACCTACAACGACAGTGCCAACAACCGCACCTACAACGACAGTGCCAACAACCACACCTACAACAACAGTGCCAACAACCACACCTACCACGACAGTGCCAACAACCACATCTACGACGACAGTGCCAACAACCACACCTACTACGACAGTGCCAACAACCACACCTACAACGACAGTGCCAACAACCACAC TGCTAACAACCACACCTACAACGACAGTGTCAACAACCACTCCTCCCACGACAGTGCCAACAACCACACCTACAACGACAGTGCCAACAACCACACGTACAACGACAGTGCCAACAACCACACCTACAACGACAGTGCCAACAACCACACCTACAACGACAGTGCCAACAACCACACCTACAACGACAGTGCCAACAACCACACCTACAACGACAGTGCCAACAACCACACGTACAACGACAGTGCCAATAACCACTCCTTCAACGACAGTGCCAACAACCACTCCTACAACGACAGTACCAACAACCACACCTACAACTACAGTGCCAACAACCACACCTACAACGACAGTGCCAACAACCACTCCTACAACGACAGTGCCAATAACCACTCCTACAACGACAGTGCCAACAACCACTCCTACAACAACAGTGCCAACAACCACACCTACAACGACAGTGCCAACAACCACACCTACAACGACAGTGCCACCAACCACTCCTCCCACGACAGTGCCAACAACCACACCTACAACGACAGTGCCAACAACCACTCCTACAACGACAGTGCCAACAACCACTCCTACCACGACAGTGCCAACAACCACTCCTACAACGACAGTGTCAACAACCACTCCTACCACGACAGTGCCAACAACCACACCTACAACAACAGTGCCAACAACCACACCTACAATGACAGTGCCAACAACCACACCTACAACAACAGTGCCAACAACCACTCCTACAACAACAGTGCCAACAACCACACCTACAACGACAGTGCCAACAACCACTTCTACAACGAGAGTGCCAACAACCACACTTACCACGACAGTGCCAACAACCACACCTAAAACGACAGTGCCAACAACCACACCTACAACGACAGTGCCAACAACCACTCCTACCACGACAGTGCCAACAACCTCACCTACAACGACAGTGCCAACGACCACACCTACAACGACAGTGCCAACAACCACACCTACAACGACAGTGGCAACAACCACTCCTACAACGACAGTGCCAACAACCACACCTACAACGACAGTGCCAACAACCACTCCTTCAACGACAGTGCCAACAACCACTCCTACAACGACagtgccaacaacaacacctgcaACGACAGTGCCAACAACCACACCTACAACGACAGTGCCAACAACCACTCCTACAACAACAGTCCCAAGAATAATACCTACAACGACAGTGCCCACAACAACACCTACAACGACAGTGCTAACAGCCACACCAACAACCACAGTACCAACAACCACTCCTACAACGACAGTGTCAACAACCACTCCTACCACGACAGTACCAACAACCACACCTACAGCGACAGTACCCACAACAACACCTACAACGAGAGAGGCCACAACCACACCTACAACGACAGTACCCACAACAACACCTACAACGAGAGAGGCCACAACAACACCTACAACGACGGTGCCAGCAACCGCACCTACAAGAGAGACACAAACTATCAAGGAGAACTATGATGTCCTGGAAAGTCTTG ATAACATCAATGTGAGCGTGGATTTTTCCATTAAGTTTACCGTTAACTTTAGTCCGAGCCTCCTGAACAAAACTTCAACTGACTACAAAGAGACCGCCAACAATTACAAACACATG CTGAGTGGAGCGTACAACGATACGGTGGGCTTCCAGTCTGTCAGCATCAAACGATTCTG GAAGGGAAGCTTGGGTGTTGACTTCACAATCAAATACAACTATTCTGCAGTACGCAACACCGACAAACTACAAGAACAGCTTAACTCGACAGTCAGAGAAAAGCTCTCCGAACTACCGCGTGTTGACAAAGCACACCTTAATAAAACACTGAGCGAGAATATCGCAAAAG tcaCTTCAACATTGCGACAAGTTGAACAGAACCCGTGCAGCTCAGAAGCGTCTTCTTGCTCCAGTAACCACGAGTGCCGTGTGAAGGCAGACAAGAAGCACGTGCTGTGTATCAGTCCCTGTACAAATTACGGCTGTGGTGGGGGGACGTGCTTCCTGGACAGCGGGGGACAACCTAAATGCAG ATGTCCGAAAGGCGACACATTCGTGTACGTCGGTGAACACTGTGACGAGAGGGCAGAAAAACTTCCTCTAACGTCACGAACTATCATCGCCATTGCTGTCGGAGTGGGCGCCCTCGTTGTCAGTCTTTCACTCGCTCTCTTTGTCGTGTGCTTCCGGCGACTGAGGCGCACACAGAGCAAGGATAATCTGCATCGCAGGGATTCTGAGTATTCTGAGTGA